Proteins encoded in a region of the Cygnus olor isolate bCygOlo1 chromosome 4, bCygOlo1.pri.v2, whole genome shotgun sequence genome:
- the PTCD3 gene encoding pentatricopeptide repeat domain-containing protein 3, mitochondrial — MAAGRLAAGSWRQAVALSRRRGYRCSSSSTAQKAAENIEVTQEEIVLPRRKTWDKLAVLQTLASTVNRDPTAAHYMFQDDPFLMPRNSANARLLSLSKESGRNAAKYIIKQFPQYFDKILAEPNVPCLMPVTLTPQLEGVNEEALRERINLRMVKASVDLFDQLLQAGTHVSLETTNSLLDLLCFYGDGESAQEEQHAEKEDLEESGVNASEQKTPKRPLQRGPRSSGSRWRENNNAERIFKIMPERNAHSYCTMIRGMVKHGASAKAYDMYTDLLNERHKADVHTFNALIAAVPFLKDRSPERWELVKVFLNHMVQQEVQPNVLTFNAVLKTLRRCGGIGRSVAISVIKEMEALEIEPSLATYEHLLSIFYRAVDLGPSGIISEVLEDVEKRSFTAQDPDDANFFATAMQACCDLKDIKLAYRLNKAMETGDNWKFLDMAQLNSYWSKFFSLLCMMEQIDVVLKWYREMPPSLFYPTPKNILDLLQALDAANHLEAIPSVWEDMKLLGFNRRQDLLEEILSLMSREPHPEETQLAFAKCAEDIKNVHEQFWREQAPLAWTGSALGHVAVLFSRVGRTQDAWKVMERFQQVNRIPTDWVMDEFLNCAKQTNSPDEAIKLVKLAASLGLSSAQRLKSRAEKEFELSESQRKALESIQPDSDSSDSDSDSDSD; from the exons atggcggcggggcggctGGCGGCGGGCTCCTGGCGGCAGGCGGTGGCGCTGAGTAGGCGGAGGGGCTACCG GTGCTCTTCCAGTAGTACAGCTCAGAAGGCTGCTGAAAACATAGAAG TTACTCAAGAAGAAATTGTGCTTCCACGAAGGAAAACCTG GGATAAACTAGCAGTTCTCCAAACATTGGCTTCTACTGTGAACAGG GATCCTACTGCTGCTCATTATATGTTCCAGGATGACCCTTTCCTTATGCCAAGAAATTCAGCTAATGCT CGTCTGCTTTCATTATCGAAGGAGTCGGGgagaaatgctgcaaaatacattattaagCAATTTCCTCAATATTTTGACAAGATTCTTGCAGAACCTAACGTACCG TGCTTGATGCCCGTGACTCTCACACCTCAGCTTGAAGGAGTGAACGAGGAAGCTCTAAGAGAGCGCATCAACCTCAGGATGGTGAAAGCCTCCGTGGACCTGTTCGATCAGCTCCTGCAAGCAG GTACCCATGTATCTCTGGAGACCACAAACAGCCTTTTAGATTTGTTATGCTTCTACGGAGATGGAGAATCTGCTCAGGAAGAACAACATGCAGAGAAAGAGGATTTGGAAGAATCGGGG gtgaatgcttcagagcagaaaactCCAAAGAGACCACTCCAAAGAGGTCCACGCTCGTCTGGCTCTAGATGGAG GGAGAACAACAATGCTGAAAGGATATTTAAGATAATGCCAGAGAGGAATGCACACTCCTATTGCACAATGATCCGTGGGATGGTCAAG catgggGCTTCTGCTAAAGCTTACGACATGTACACAGACTTGCTGAATGAAAGGCACAAGG CTGATGTGCACACGTTCAATGCATTGATCGCAGCAGTCCCATTTCTGAAGGACAGGTCCCCAGAAAGATGGGAATTAGTCAAG GTCTTCTTGAATCACATGGTGCAGCAGGAAGTGCAGCCAAACGTGCTAACGTTTAATGCTGTGCTGAAGACTCTGAGGCGGTGTGGTGGCATAGGCAGAAGTGTGGCTATATCAGTAATAAAGGAGATGGAAGCGCTTGAAATTG agccTAGCCTCGCAACGTATGAACATCTTCTCTCTATTTTTTATAGAGCTG TTGATCTTGGCCCATCAGGCATCATATCTGAGGTGCTAGAGGACGTTGAAAAGAGGAGTTTCACTGCCCAGGACCCTGATGATG ccaATTTTTTTGCCACCGCTATGCAAGCG TGCTGCGATCTTAAGGATATCAAGCTTGCCTATCGGTTAAATAAGGCAATGGAGACGGGAGATAACTGGAAATTCTTGGACATGGCTCAGTTAAATTCCTACTG GTCAAAATTCTTTTCACTGTTGTGTATGATGGAACAAATCGATGTTGTGTTGAAATGGTACAGAGAAATGCCCCCTTCG ctcTTCTATCCAACTCCTAAAAATATCTTGGACCTCCTTCAAGCGCTGGATGCAGCCAATCACTTGGAAGCGATTCCGTCGGTCTGGGAAG ATATGAAACTGCTCGGGTTTAATAGGAGACAAGACCTGCTGGAAGAGATTTTGTCTTTGATGAGCAGAGAGCCGCACCCTGAAGAG ACTCAGCTGGCGTTTGCCAAGTGTGCTGAAGACATCAAAAATGTCCACGAGCAATTCTGGAGGGAGCAGGCCCCGTTGGCGTGGACAGGCAGCGCGCTGGGCCACGTCGCCGTGTTGTTCTCCAGGGTTGGGAGAACGCAGGACGCTTG GAAGGTGATGGAGCGGTTCCAGCAAGTCAACAGGATTCCCAC CGACTGGGTGATGGATGAGTTCTTGAACTGTGCTAAACAAACCAATTCCCCCGATGAGGCAATTAAGCTGGTAAAGCTGGCAGCGTCCCTCGGTCTGTCTTCAGCACAGAGGcttaaaagcagagcagagaaggaatTTGAACTCTCTGAAAGTCAGAG GAAGGCCTTGGAGAGCATCCAGCCGGACAGCGACAGCAGCGATAGCGACAGTGACAGCGACAGCGACTAG